The region CTCATGCCATTTCCTCCTTTATCTAGGGGTTATTTTCTCGATTTTGCAGGGCTTGCCAGTCTTTGAGGAAACGCTCGATTCCCGCATCCGTAAGCGGGTGGCGCAGAACTTGTCCGAGCACCTTAGGCGGAACGGTTGCGACGTGCGCCCCGGCCCGAGCCGCTTCCAGGATGTGTAAGGGATGGCGTATGCTCGAGGCGATCACCTGCGTCGGTAGGCCGTACACGCGCAGAATGTGCACGAGGTCACGTACGACCTCCATTCCGTCGTGGGCGATGTCGTCCAGCCGACCCGCAAAGGGGCTCACGTACGTAGCACCGGCCTTTGCCGCAAGCAGCCCTTGCAGCGCCGTGAAGACGAGGGTGACGTTCGTGGCAATCCCTTCTTCGCTCAGGACGCGGACTGCGCGTAACCCTTCGCGGGTCATCGGGATCTTGACCACCGTGGGGAGCCCCCACGCCGAAATCTCCCTCGCCTCCCGGATCATCCCTTCGGCATCCGTGGCGATGACTTCGACGCTGATCGGTCCGTGGACGACGTCGGCAATTTCCCGAATTAGTCCCGGAAGGTCTTTACGGCCCGTTTGCGCCACGAGGGAGGGATTCGTCGTCACCCCGTCGACGATTCCGAGGTCTGCAAAAGCCCGGATTTCCGCGACGTCGGCCGTATCCAAGAAGATCTTCACATCGGCCCCTCCTTTGGCAGAGGCGATGATCAGTATACCCGAGCGAAGGTGAAAGTTCAATCAAGTTTGACGCAAGGAGGCCATTTCGGGCGCCTCCGCCTTCGAGTGTATGCCTTTCGTCCAAGTGCGGCAAGGGCTTCGGGCGTACGATAGCCTTTGTCCTTTCCCATTTGCGGGTGCAGTACACTGCGGGAATGCCCATCGTGCCCGAGGGACACGGCCATGGGAAGGGCTCCATCTTGCGGGGGATTTTGCTCAGGTGTACAATAATACATGGCACGGTCCCGTAGCTCAGGTGGATAGAGCAGCAGTTTCCTAAACTGCGTGTCGGAGGTTCGAGTCCTCTCGGGACCGCCATTTTTTATTTGTAAAACATCAAGAATATTCTCATTTTTAAAAAATTTAATTGTGATGTATTTATTGCCAATTTTAGTATTTTTGTTTTGTGTCAGAGAGCAAAAATTTACATTAAACAAAAATCATTTAATTTACAACGCTCTTGTATACGGAAATAGTAAGAAAACAGCTAATAAGACATCGAAAAAAGAGTCTAAAAATCTCGTGTTATCATCGTATACTAAAAGGCAACTGATAAAAGGATAGCTACGCAACCAAACGAGATAAATGTAAACAAAAAACCCCTCTTTTATCGAGGGGTGTACAAAGAAAACAAAGCAAGTCATTATTTTTAAAGAGTATATCAAGCGGGGATTGCCCCACACATCGCATAAATTCTACATCTGGTGGGCCATGAGGGACTCGAACCCCCGACACCCTGATTAAGAGTCAGGTGCTCTACCAAGCTGAGCTAATGGCCCACATGGTAGCGGGGACAGGATTTGAACCTGCGACCTTCGGGTTATGAGCCCGACGAGCTACCGAGCTGCTCCA is a window of Brockia lithotrophica DNA encoding:
- the fsa gene encoding fructose-6-phosphate aldolase is translated as MKIFLDTADVAEIRAFADLGIVDGVTTNPSLVAQTGRKDLPGLIREIADVVHGPISVEVIATDAEGMIREAREISAWGLPTVVKIPMTREGLRAVRVLSEEGIATNVTLVFTALQGLLAAKAGATYVSPFAGRLDDIAHDGMEVVRDLVHILRVYGLPTQVIASSIRHPLHILEAARAGAHVATVPPKVLGQVLRHPLTDAGIERFLKDWQALQNRENNP